One genomic region from Xiphophorus couchianus chromosome 21, X_couchianus-1.0, whole genome shotgun sequence encodes:
- the anks6 gene encoding ankyrin repeat and SAM domain-containing protein 6 isoform X3 — protein sequence MSQRAGFGHLTVAHLLLENGAEINGRNRLGASVLSMAARGGHVHVVKLLLEGGAYVDDFDHLALAAETISNSNSSNSCSTAGFGPAEVYPVGGGGRDFMDITALMVASQHGHEAAVRLLLEWGSDVNFSQKTTGWGPLMAATLSGKESVAEQLVERGADPDRVNVLSKTAFELAMQLKQRGVKAYLDSITTVRPQTDDERKRPGVFSALKLGNSQLVKDILEEDPAQVNSSNQDGASPLMMAAVSGQLEVVQLMVEKKADVDRQDSAHGWTALMQATYHGNKDIVKYLLSQGADVNLRAKNGYTAFDLVMLLNDPDTELVRLLASVCMQVDKDKSKHRGRALTSLSKSRQSLNNIPVPPDDKGGLKSWWSRMSNRFRRLKLTHTLRHGLSTNRLAPFPDEAETPLDATMRADAKAAAAPNGTAAAAAAPGVSDVSAAWAVKTKDAAGHCRTSSEKDDSLITTMLRSGAPLTRLPNDKLKAVIPPFLPPSYFEPWNSDRLRFLQDGKSEATRLPMPPQRKLNSSGNSDITSISRVVNRSIKFPSIPKGPSSSSPSNSGHYHSPHSSGGSNGVAGINRDSHNRSGGSADSVLSQIAAQRKRAAGLIEVKTQTAEKHHSPAPPPASVPVSLPGIPSNPSLVDTDLHARRKVERKKRSQSGNSSTSKSTSPTLTPSPSPTPKIPVGPGDSLSSASSHPRSKSSGGSSSGTITGEDELSSILKKLSLEKYHPIFEEQEVDMEAFLTLTDGDLKELGIKTDGPRQQILAAISELNAGKGRERQILQETIYNFQSSFGSSASNPRPPGQSRSPTTWMRHQVRSSSKR from the exons ATGTCACAACGAGCGgg GTTTGGCCACCTGACTGTCGCCCACCTCCTCCTGGAGAACGGGGCGGAGATAAACGGCCGCAACAGGCTTGGCGCCAGCGTCCTGTCCATGGCGGCCCGCGGGGGCCACGTTCACGTGGTCAAGCTGCTCCTCGAGGGCGGGGCCTACGTCGACGACTTCGACCACCTGGCCTTGGCTGCGGAGACCATCTctaacagcaacagcagcaacagctgcAG CACAGCTGGATTTGGACCTGCTGAGGTCTACCCAgtcggaggaggaggaagggatTTTATGGACATCACAGCTTTGATGGTGGCGTCCCAGCACGGTCACGAGGCCGCCGTCCGCCTGCTGCTGGAGTGGGGCTCTGATGTCAACTTTTCCCAGAAGACCACCGGCTGGGGGCCGCTAATGGCGGCTACGCTCAGCGGGAAG GAATCGGTAGCTGAGCAGCTGGTGGAGCGCGGGGCCGATCCAGACCGGGTCAACGTTCTCTCCAAGACGGCCTTTGAGCTAGCCATGCAGCTGAAGCAAAGAGGCGTCAAGGCGTACCTGGACTCCATCACCACCGTCAGACCTCAAACGG ACGATGAGAGAAAAAGGCCAGGCGTGTTCAGCGCTCTCAAACTGG GAAACTCCCAGCTCGTTAAAGACATCTTGGAGGAGGATCCGGCTCAGGTAAACTCCTCCAATCAGGACGGAGCGTCGCCGCTCATGATGGCGGCGGTGAGCGGGCAGTTGGAGGTGGTGCAGCTGATGGTGGAGAAGAAAGCCGACGTAGACAGACAGGACTCCGCTCACGGCTGGACCGCTTTAATGCAAGCCACGTATCACGG CAATAAAGACATTGTCAAGTACCTGCTGAGTCAAGGAGCTGACGTCAACCTGCGAGCTAAGAATGGATACACTGCCTTTGATTTGGTCATGCTGCTCAACGACCCAG ACACTGAGCTGGTGCGTCTCTTGGCATCGGTGTGCATGCAGGTGGACAAGGACAAATCCAAACACCGCGGCAGAGCTTTGACCAGCCTCTCCAAAAGCAGACAGTCCCTCAACAACATTCCAGTGCCACCCGATGACAAGGGAGGCCTCAAG TCCTGGTGGAGCAGGATGTCCAATCGCTTCCGGAGGCTGAAGCTCACTCACACCCTGAGGCACGGCCTCTCAACCAATCGGCTGGCTCCGTTTCCAGACGAAGCCGAGACTCCGCTGGACGCCACAATGAGGGCGGACGCGAAGGCCGCAGCTGCGCCCAACGGCACGGCTGCGGCAGCTGCCGCTCCAGGAGTGAGTGACGTGAGCGCCGCGTGGGCCGTCAAGACCAAAGACGCTG CAGGTCACTGCAGGACATCCTCAGAAAAGGACGACTCTCTGATAACCACAATG CTGAGAAGCGGCGCTCCTCTCACCCGGCTGCCGAATGACAAGCTGAAAGCCGTGATCCCTCCCTTCCTGCCGCCGTCCTACTTTGAGCCCTGGAACTCCGACCGATTGCGTTTCCTCCAAGACGGGAAGAGCGAGGCAACGCGGCTGCCGATGCCTCCTCAACGGAAACTCAACAGCAGCGGGAACTCTGACATT ACGTCCATCAGTCGTGTTGTGAACAGGTCCATCAAGTTTCCGAGCATCCCTAAGGGACCCTCCTCATCCTCGCCCTCTAATTCTGGTCACTACCACTCCCCCCACTCCTCCGGGGGGTCCAACGGAGTAGCGGGGATCAACCGGGACTCTCACAATCGCTCAG ggggcagcgCAGACAGCGTTCTCTCCCAGATAGCTGCCCAGCGTAAAAGAGCTGCAGGGCTGATAGAGGTGAAGACCCAAACGGCAGAGAAGCATCATAGCCCGGCTCCTCCGCCGGCGTCAGTACCCGTCAGCCTGCCTGGCATCCCGTCCAACCCGAGCCTGGTCGACACGGACCTCCACGCCAGAAGG AAGGTGGAGCGGAAAAAGAGATCGCAGTCTGGGAATTCGTCCACCTCCAAGAGCACGTCCCCGACTTTAACCCCGTCTCCGTCCCCGACGCCAAAGATCCCCGTCGGCCCGGGCGACTCTCTGTCGTCGGCTTCGTCTCACCCGCGCTCCAAGAGCAGCGGCGGCTCCAGCAGCGGCACCATCACAGGCGAAG atGAGCTGTCTAGTATTTTGAAGAAACTGTCTCTTGAGAAATAccaccctatttttgaggagcAGGAG GTCGACATGGAAGCGTTCCTGACTCTAACAGACGGAGACCTGAAGGAGCTGGGGATCAAAACAGACGGCCCCAGACAGCAGATCCTAGCCGCCATATCCGAACTCAACGCTGGAAAG GGTCGGGAAAGGCAGATCCTTCAAGAGACCATCTATAACTTCCAGTCGTCCTTCGGCAGCAGCGCCAGCAACCCGAGGCCACCAGGCCAGTCCCGGT cTCCAACAACTTGGATGAGGCATCAAGTTCGCTCCTCCAGCAAAAGATAA
- the anks6 gene encoding ankyrin repeat and SAM domain-containing protein 6 isoform X1, whose product MKDMNFGVPANSLLLLRACDDGDYETARGLLEPGAPRESGRQSRLRSEAGSECAAPDGVSLVAVDCTDEEGNTGLQFASASGHENLVRFLLRKGASVDSRNNYGWTPLMQAARFGHLTVAHLLLENGAEINGRNRLGASVLSMAARGGHVHVVKLLLEGGAYVDDFDHLALAAETISNSNSSNSCSTAGFGPAEVYPVGGGGRDFMDITALMVASQHGHEAAVRLLLEWGSDVNFSQKTTGWGPLMAATLSGKESVAEQLVERGADPDRVNVLSKTAFELAMQLKQRGVKAYLDSITTVRPQTDDERKRPGVFSALKLGNSQLVKDILEEDPAQVNSSNQDGASPLMMAAVSGQLEVVQLMVEKKADVDRQDSAHGWTALMQATYHGNKDIVKYLLSQGADVNLRAKNGYTAFDLVMLLNDPDTELVRLLASVCMQVDKDKSKHRGRALTSLSKSRQSLNNIPVPPDDKGGLKSWWSRMSNRFRRLKLTHTLRHGLSTNRLAPFPDEAETPLDATMRADAKAAAAPNGTAAAAAAPGVSDVSAAWAVKTKDAAGHCRTSSEKDDSLITTMLRSGAPLTRLPNDKLKAVIPPFLPPSYFEPWNSDRLRFLQDGKSEATRLPMPPQRKLNSSGNSDITSISRVVNRSIKFPSIPKGPSSSSPSNSGHYHSPHSSGGSNGVAGINRDSHNRSGGSADSVLSQIAAQRKRAAGLIEVKTQTAEKHHSPAPPPASVPVSLPGIPSNPSLVDTDLHARRKVERKKRSQSGNSSTSKSTSPTLTPSPSPTPKIPVGPGDSLSSASSHPRSKSSGGSSSGTITGEDELSSILKKLSLEKYHPIFEEQEVDMEAFLTLTDGDLKELGIKTDGPRQQILAAISELNAGKGRERQILQETIYNFQSSFGSSASNPRPPGQSRSPTTWMRHQVRSSSKR is encoded by the exons ATGAAAGACATGAACTTCGGCGTCCCCGCGAACTCGCTGCTGCTCTTGCGTGCCTGCGATGACGGGGACTACGAGACAGCCCGGGGTCTCCTGGAGCCCGGCGCCCCGAGAGAGTCGGGTCGGCAGAGCAGGCTGCGGTCAGAAGCGGGCTCCGAGTGCGCGGCCCCGGACGGGGTGTCTCTGGTAGCGGTGGACTGCACGGACGAGGAGGGGAACACCGGCCTGCAGTTCGCCTCGGCCAGCGGCCACGAGAACCTGGTGCGGTTCCTGCTGCGGAAGGGCGCCTCGGTGGACAGCCGCAACAACTACGGCTGGACCCCGCTGATGCAGGCTGCGAG GTTTGGCCACCTGACTGTCGCCCACCTCCTCCTGGAGAACGGGGCGGAGATAAACGGCCGCAACAGGCTTGGCGCCAGCGTCCTGTCCATGGCGGCCCGCGGGGGCCACGTTCACGTGGTCAAGCTGCTCCTCGAGGGCGGGGCCTACGTCGACGACTTCGACCACCTGGCCTTGGCTGCGGAGACCATCTctaacagcaacagcagcaacagctgcAG CACAGCTGGATTTGGACCTGCTGAGGTCTACCCAgtcggaggaggaggaagggatTTTATGGACATCACAGCTTTGATGGTGGCGTCCCAGCACGGTCACGAGGCCGCCGTCCGCCTGCTGCTGGAGTGGGGCTCTGATGTCAACTTTTCCCAGAAGACCACCGGCTGGGGGCCGCTAATGGCGGCTACGCTCAGCGGGAAG GAATCGGTAGCTGAGCAGCTGGTGGAGCGCGGGGCCGATCCAGACCGGGTCAACGTTCTCTCCAAGACGGCCTTTGAGCTAGCCATGCAGCTGAAGCAAAGAGGCGTCAAGGCGTACCTGGACTCCATCACCACCGTCAGACCTCAAACGG ACGATGAGAGAAAAAGGCCAGGCGTGTTCAGCGCTCTCAAACTGG GAAACTCCCAGCTCGTTAAAGACATCTTGGAGGAGGATCCGGCTCAGGTAAACTCCTCCAATCAGGACGGAGCGTCGCCGCTCATGATGGCGGCGGTGAGCGGGCAGTTGGAGGTGGTGCAGCTGATGGTGGAGAAGAAAGCCGACGTAGACAGACAGGACTCCGCTCACGGCTGGACCGCTTTAATGCAAGCCACGTATCACGG CAATAAAGACATTGTCAAGTACCTGCTGAGTCAAGGAGCTGACGTCAACCTGCGAGCTAAGAATGGATACACTGCCTTTGATTTGGTCATGCTGCTCAACGACCCAG ACACTGAGCTGGTGCGTCTCTTGGCATCGGTGTGCATGCAGGTGGACAAGGACAAATCCAAACACCGCGGCAGAGCTTTGACCAGCCTCTCCAAAAGCAGACAGTCCCTCAACAACATTCCAGTGCCACCCGATGACAAGGGAGGCCTCAAG TCCTGGTGGAGCAGGATGTCCAATCGCTTCCGGAGGCTGAAGCTCACTCACACCCTGAGGCACGGCCTCTCAACCAATCGGCTGGCTCCGTTTCCAGACGAAGCCGAGACTCCGCTGGACGCCACAATGAGGGCGGACGCGAAGGCCGCAGCTGCGCCCAACGGCACGGCTGCGGCAGCTGCCGCTCCAGGAGTGAGTGACGTGAGCGCCGCGTGGGCCGTCAAGACCAAAGACGCTG CAGGTCACTGCAGGACATCCTCAGAAAAGGACGACTCTCTGATAACCACAATG CTGAGAAGCGGCGCTCCTCTCACCCGGCTGCCGAATGACAAGCTGAAAGCCGTGATCCCTCCCTTCCTGCCGCCGTCCTACTTTGAGCCCTGGAACTCCGACCGATTGCGTTTCCTCCAAGACGGGAAGAGCGAGGCAACGCGGCTGCCGATGCCTCCTCAACGGAAACTCAACAGCAGCGGGAACTCTGACATT ACGTCCATCAGTCGTGTTGTGAACAGGTCCATCAAGTTTCCGAGCATCCCTAAGGGACCCTCCTCATCCTCGCCCTCTAATTCTGGTCACTACCACTCCCCCCACTCCTCCGGGGGGTCCAACGGAGTAGCGGGGATCAACCGGGACTCTCACAATCGCTCAG ggggcagcgCAGACAGCGTTCTCTCCCAGATAGCTGCCCAGCGTAAAAGAGCTGCAGGGCTGATAGAGGTGAAGACCCAAACGGCAGAGAAGCATCATAGCCCGGCTCCTCCGCCGGCGTCAGTACCCGTCAGCCTGCCTGGCATCCCGTCCAACCCGAGCCTGGTCGACACGGACCTCCACGCCAGAAGG AAGGTGGAGCGGAAAAAGAGATCGCAGTCTGGGAATTCGTCCACCTCCAAGAGCACGTCCCCGACTTTAACCCCGTCTCCGTCCCCGACGCCAAAGATCCCCGTCGGCCCGGGCGACTCTCTGTCGTCGGCTTCGTCTCACCCGCGCTCCAAGAGCAGCGGCGGCTCCAGCAGCGGCACCATCACAGGCGAAG atGAGCTGTCTAGTATTTTGAAGAAACTGTCTCTTGAGAAATAccaccctatttttgaggagcAGGAG GTCGACATGGAAGCGTTCCTGACTCTAACAGACGGAGACCTGAAGGAGCTGGGGATCAAAACAGACGGCCCCAGACAGCAGATCCTAGCCGCCATATCCGAACTCAACGCTGGAAAG GGTCGGGAAAGGCAGATCCTTCAAGAGACCATCTATAACTTCCAGTCGTCCTTCGGCAGCAGCGCCAGCAACCCGAGGCCACCAGGCCAGTCCCGGT cTCCAACAACTTGGATGAGGCATCAAGTTCGCTCCTCCAGCAAAAGATAA
- the anks6 gene encoding ankyrin repeat and SAM domain-containing protein 6 isoform X2, with protein MKDMNFGVPANSLLLLRACDDGDYETARGLLEPGAPRESGRQSRLRSEAGSECAAPDGVSLVAVDCTDEEGNTGLQFASASGHENLVRFLLRKGASVDSRNNYGWTPLMQAARFGHLTVAHLLLENGAEINGRNRLGASVLSMAARGGHVHVVKLLLEGGAYVDDFDHLALAAETISNSNSSNSCSTAGFGPAEVYPVGGGGRDFMDITALMVASQHGHEAAVRLLLEWGSDVNFSQKTTGWGPLMAATLSGKESVAEQLVERGADPDRVNVLSKTAFELAMQLKQRGVKAYLDSITTVRPQTDDERKRPGVFSALKLGNSQLVKDILEEDPAQVNSSNQDGASPLMMAAVSGQLEVVQLMVEKKADVDRQDSAHGWTALMQATYHGNKDIVKYLLSQGADVNLRAKNGYTAFDLVMLLNDPDTELVRLLASVCMQVDKDKSKHRGRALTSLSKSRQSLNNIPVPPDDKGGLKSWWSRMSNRFRRLKLTHTLRHGLSTNRLAPFPDEAETPLDATMRADAKAAAAPNGTAAAAAAPGVSDVSAAWAVKTKDAGHCRTSSEKDDSLITTMLRSGAPLTRLPNDKLKAVIPPFLPPSYFEPWNSDRLRFLQDGKSEATRLPMPPQRKLNSSGNSDITSISRVVNRSIKFPSIPKGPSSSSPSNSGHYHSPHSSGGSNGVAGINRDSHNRSGGSADSVLSQIAAQRKRAAGLIEVKTQTAEKHHSPAPPPASVPVSLPGIPSNPSLVDTDLHARRKVERKKRSQSGNSSTSKSTSPTLTPSPSPTPKIPVGPGDSLSSASSHPRSKSSGGSSSGTITGEDELSSILKKLSLEKYHPIFEEQEVDMEAFLTLTDGDLKELGIKTDGPRQQILAAISELNAGKGRERQILQETIYNFQSSFGSSASNPRPPGQSRSPTTWMRHQVRSSSKR; from the exons ATGAAAGACATGAACTTCGGCGTCCCCGCGAACTCGCTGCTGCTCTTGCGTGCCTGCGATGACGGGGACTACGAGACAGCCCGGGGTCTCCTGGAGCCCGGCGCCCCGAGAGAGTCGGGTCGGCAGAGCAGGCTGCGGTCAGAAGCGGGCTCCGAGTGCGCGGCCCCGGACGGGGTGTCTCTGGTAGCGGTGGACTGCACGGACGAGGAGGGGAACACCGGCCTGCAGTTCGCCTCGGCCAGCGGCCACGAGAACCTGGTGCGGTTCCTGCTGCGGAAGGGCGCCTCGGTGGACAGCCGCAACAACTACGGCTGGACCCCGCTGATGCAGGCTGCGAG GTTTGGCCACCTGACTGTCGCCCACCTCCTCCTGGAGAACGGGGCGGAGATAAACGGCCGCAACAGGCTTGGCGCCAGCGTCCTGTCCATGGCGGCCCGCGGGGGCCACGTTCACGTGGTCAAGCTGCTCCTCGAGGGCGGGGCCTACGTCGACGACTTCGACCACCTGGCCTTGGCTGCGGAGACCATCTctaacagcaacagcagcaacagctgcAG CACAGCTGGATTTGGACCTGCTGAGGTCTACCCAgtcggaggaggaggaagggatTTTATGGACATCACAGCTTTGATGGTGGCGTCCCAGCACGGTCACGAGGCCGCCGTCCGCCTGCTGCTGGAGTGGGGCTCTGATGTCAACTTTTCCCAGAAGACCACCGGCTGGGGGCCGCTAATGGCGGCTACGCTCAGCGGGAAG GAATCGGTAGCTGAGCAGCTGGTGGAGCGCGGGGCCGATCCAGACCGGGTCAACGTTCTCTCCAAGACGGCCTTTGAGCTAGCCATGCAGCTGAAGCAAAGAGGCGTCAAGGCGTACCTGGACTCCATCACCACCGTCAGACCTCAAACGG ACGATGAGAGAAAAAGGCCAGGCGTGTTCAGCGCTCTCAAACTGG GAAACTCCCAGCTCGTTAAAGACATCTTGGAGGAGGATCCGGCTCAGGTAAACTCCTCCAATCAGGACGGAGCGTCGCCGCTCATGATGGCGGCGGTGAGCGGGCAGTTGGAGGTGGTGCAGCTGATGGTGGAGAAGAAAGCCGACGTAGACAGACAGGACTCCGCTCACGGCTGGACCGCTTTAATGCAAGCCACGTATCACGG CAATAAAGACATTGTCAAGTACCTGCTGAGTCAAGGAGCTGACGTCAACCTGCGAGCTAAGAATGGATACACTGCCTTTGATTTGGTCATGCTGCTCAACGACCCAG ACACTGAGCTGGTGCGTCTCTTGGCATCGGTGTGCATGCAGGTGGACAAGGACAAATCCAAACACCGCGGCAGAGCTTTGACCAGCCTCTCCAAAAGCAGACAGTCCCTCAACAACATTCCAGTGCCACCCGATGACAAGGGAGGCCTCAAG TCCTGGTGGAGCAGGATGTCCAATCGCTTCCGGAGGCTGAAGCTCACTCACACCCTGAGGCACGGCCTCTCAACCAATCGGCTGGCTCCGTTTCCAGACGAAGCCGAGACTCCGCTGGACGCCACAATGAGGGCGGACGCGAAGGCCGCAGCTGCGCCCAACGGCACGGCTGCGGCAGCTGCCGCTCCAGGAGTGAGTGACGTGAGCGCCGCGTGGGCCGTCAAGACCAAAGACGCTG GTCACTGCAGGACATCCTCAGAAAAGGACGACTCTCTGATAACCACAATG CTGAGAAGCGGCGCTCCTCTCACCCGGCTGCCGAATGACAAGCTGAAAGCCGTGATCCCTCCCTTCCTGCCGCCGTCCTACTTTGAGCCCTGGAACTCCGACCGATTGCGTTTCCTCCAAGACGGGAAGAGCGAGGCAACGCGGCTGCCGATGCCTCCTCAACGGAAACTCAACAGCAGCGGGAACTCTGACATT ACGTCCATCAGTCGTGTTGTGAACAGGTCCATCAAGTTTCCGAGCATCCCTAAGGGACCCTCCTCATCCTCGCCCTCTAATTCTGGTCACTACCACTCCCCCCACTCCTCCGGGGGGTCCAACGGAGTAGCGGGGATCAACCGGGACTCTCACAATCGCTCAG ggggcagcgCAGACAGCGTTCTCTCCCAGATAGCTGCCCAGCGTAAAAGAGCTGCAGGGCTGATAGAGGTGAAGACCCAAACGGCAGAGAAGCATCATAGCCCGGCTCCTCCGCCGGCGTCAGTACCCGTCAGCCTGCCTGGCATCCCGTCCAACCCGAGCCTGGTCGACACGGACCTCCACGCCAGAAGG AAGGTGGAGCGGAAAAAGAGATCGCAGTCTGGGAATTCGTCCACCTCCAAGAGCACGTCCCCGACTTTAACCCCGTCTCCGTCCCCGACGCCAAAGATCCCCGTCGGCCCGGGCGACTCTCTGTCGTCGGCTTCGTCTCACCCGCGCTCCAAGAGCAGCGGCGGCTCCAGCAGCGGCACCATCACAGGCGAAG atGAGCTGTCTAGTATTTTGAAGAAACTGTCTCTTGAGAAATAccaccctatttttgaggagcAGGAG GTCGACATGGAAGCGTTCCTGACTCTAACAGACGGAGACCTGAAGGAGCTGGGGATCAAAACAGACGGCCCCAGACAGCAGATCCTAGCCGCCATATCCGAACTCAACGCTGGAAAG GGTCGGGAAAGGCAGATCCTTCAAGAGACCATCTATAACTTCCAGTCGTCCTTCGGCAGCAGCGCCAGCAACCCGAGGCCACCAGGCCAGTCCCGGT cTCCAACAACTTGGATGAGGCATCAAGTTCGCTCCTCCAGCAAAAGATAA